TTGCGCACGGTACAAGGGTGTCACCGACCCTTTGTCCATTGAAGTCCTTGCTTGCAGAGATGCGCTAGCTATGGCGCATGGGATGGGACTCCAGCACGTTGTGATTGAGACGGACTGTCAAGAGATACAGTGTCTCTGGGAGGTATCATAGAAGTCGAGTGGATTCCACCTTATAAGAGAGATGAAGTAGATGAGTGTTCTGTTACAGGGATTCAAGCTGTGGTTTTCAAGTAGCCTTACTAACTTGGTTGCTTACTGCTTAGCTAGGCATACTTTACATCATTCTGTCATTCAACAATTGTATGAAACAATCCCTGGCTGGCTGACTGTTTATCTACAGTCAGACATGCTAGCGCCTAATGAATGAAGTGCCAAAGGGCGTTTAACTTTTAaaaagggataagtatatttttcgtcctcgaACTCTTCCGAGAGTTTAGAAATCATCCCTCAAGTCAAAACTGGATAATTTTCGTCACTCAACTATCAAAACCGGATAGTTTTCGTCCCTCACGCCGCTTCGGGCGGTTTTCGTCCGCCATGAACAGTAAACCGacgaacagtaaattcgaaaaaatctgaaaatttgttGGATCAACATTCCTCGGGTGCGCAAGGTGTGTACAAATTTTCATATTATTTGGACATTCCAGGTGCTCATGACAAAGAAAAAATTGTAAATATGTACGTcgatgaacagtaaattaaaaaaatagcaaaaaaatatgaaattttttggcatcaaaggtGCTTGGGTGTGCAAGGTGCTTGCATATTTTCGTGCTGAAATGACATAGGAGGAGCTCTAGCAAAAAAAAATAGTGCACTTTTTCAAAGTTTCTTTCCCAGCCAATTTTTTTTCCACGAGCTCCCACAATGTCCAAACACCATAAAATTTTGCAGGCACATTGAGCACCCAAGCATCTTGTATGTCaacaatttcatatttttttgaatttgttttctatttttttgaatttactatttacTGACGTACATATTTATGGTTTTTCCTTTGtcacgagctcctggaatgtctAAATAGCACCCAAAAAATCCACGCACCTTGCGCACCCGAGGAACTTTGATCCCACAAATTTTCAGTTTTCTTTACTATTTTGATTTTTATTAAATTATTGTTCATCAGTTTACTGTTCATGCGCGCGAACGCCCGAAGCGGCGTGAGGGACGAAAATTATCCGGTTTTGAtagttgagggacgaaaactatTCAGTTTTGAGTTGAGGGACGATTTCTAAACTCTCGAAAGAGTTTGAGAACAAAAAATATACATATCCCTAAAAAAAAGACAATGAGGCAGTGCTAGCCTTCGGAGTAGCCTAGTTGCACAGTGTCTTACGCTGGGTTGCACAGTGTACATGGGAAGCAGTGGAATAGGGCGAAAGCACTTTGTCGAACACCATGAAAGCGGGCATAGAGACGAGAAATTTGCAGGTGCACATGGGCGCACGTAAGCACTTCGTTGACCGCACATCTGCGTCGCAATTCCGAAACTTGTTCCGCACATCCCACACCAACTTTCTGTTTGTACAATGAAACTTAACAACTTATGAATAAATCAACTATAATTACCTACGACGTATGTTTTTGTACACAAAACTTTACGAACGTGTTTGGTTATTTGCACTAGGCCCAGCCTGGTCGGCGCGGGAAGAAAGTGGCTAATTTGGTAGCTTGTATTTACTGTGTGGCCCGCATGGCACGAACTTTAAAGCACACTTGGGTCTTGCTCGCTGGAAACGCTCGGATCGGCAGTTGCTTATCTTGTAGCCTTCTCTTTAATTCTGTTCTTCCTAACATCTTCCGATCTACACAACGATGCTTCGATTCgaggtaagctctacacgaaaaagatgcacctcaATGCTACGGTTCCATTCAGGTGATCGGTTCGTAATTTCGTAATTTCGTCGGCCGTAATTTCGTAATTTCATCTTTCCGTTTGAAGCTATTCTAGACGAATTGCCACATTCGTCGCGCACGACCGATCGTTTAAAATTTCCTTTGACCAAATCTCGCAGTTCCACACAACATTCGTGTTGTAAATTTTTGGTTTCGACGATCGTAGCTTCATCTCTTTTTGAACAGCAACCTACTACACTGCAGCCGTCATGTCAAGCTCCTCTGTCCTCTACTCAGAGCCCTCCTATTCGTCCCTCTCGATGCCGACGCActtccccttgatctccttgcccacgtcctactacactagagtcgtttccggtgtcgctcatctcggcctactctctgtcgtcctcctactgcactgacgttgcaatggcgcgcacactgctttcttgtgtcctctgcctccgtgcacactgcagttcgccgcgccaccgacggggtcgatcatcttgcctcctctctctcgccctactacactggagtcgtttccggcgtcgatcatctcggcctcATCTCTCATCCACTGCACTGATGATACCATGGCGCCACGGCCACTATCCACGGCAGTCGCCATTGTCCGACGCACACTGCATTTTTTCTTCCCCTCcctctgctagctcttaaccctgtgtgctaagtgcaagtgctagctcttaatcatacctCATGCATGCAACCAAACACCATGTTCATGTGCCGCTTGGGTCAATGTAGGCAACCAAACAAAATGTACTTGTGTATTACCTAAGACcctagatgcaggcaaccaaataATTTACAGATGATGCATTTGAGGCTGTTTTtgccccaccgggagtaggactcctcctttccttgtgggagtaggagaagggaagggggaaggagaaagaaggaagggggcgccccctttccctagtccaatttggaccagatcatggggaggggcgcggccaccttttgaggcctttctctcctttcccgtatggcccattaaggcccaatacgaattcccgtaactctccggtactctgaaaaatacccgaatcactcggaacctttccgaagtccgaatatagtcgtccaatatatcgatctttacgtctcggccatttcaagactcctcgtcatgtccccgatctcatccgggactccgaactccttcggtacatcaaaactcaataaaactgtcatcgtaacgttaagcgtgcggaccctacgggttcgagaactatgtagacatgaccgagacacgtctccggtcaataaccaatagcgggacctggatgcccatattggctcccacatattctacgaagatctttatcggtcagaccgcataacaacatacgttgttccctttgtcaccggtatgttacttgcccgagatttgatcgtcggtatctcgatacctagttcaatctcgttaccggcaagtctctttactcgttccgtaatacaccatcccgcaactaactcattagtcacaatgcttgcaaggcttatagtgatgtgcattaccgagtgggcccagagatacctctccgacaatcggagtgacaaatcctaatctcgaaatacgccaacccaacaagtacctttggagacacctgtagagcacctttataatcactcatttacgttgtgacgtttggtagcacacaaagtgttcctccggtaaacgggagttgcataatctcatagtcataggaacatgtataagtcatgaagaaagcaatagcaacatactaaacgatcgagtgctaagctaacggaatgggtcaagtcaatcacgtcattctcctaatgaggtgatctcgttaatcaaatgacaactcatgtctatggctaggaaacataaccatctttgattaacgagctagtcaagtagaggcatactagtgacactttgtttgtctatgtattcacacatgtattatgtttccggttaatacaattctagcatgaataataaacatttatcatgatataaggaaatatataatactttattattgcctctagggcatatttccttcagttcttcCTACAGATGAATTCAGAGAACTAATCATCCGGCCAAGATGAGAAAGCAGCTCCATACGCAGAAGCAACAGAAAGAAGCTTATCGTTGATCCTGCATAAACGGTTATCTGGCACCTGTGGCATCAAGTTAACTGTGGCTAAAACAGTACGCAGGCAAAGAAGCTCGTTAGTAGCAGCGATGGTCAGACGTGGTTGTAACGAAAGACGAAGATCCTCCGCCGAAAGAACAAATGCAACAGATACATTAGGTTTTGTAACATGGGAGAAAAGACTTGGGAAGCGAGCAGCCAAGGTATCGTTGCCGATCCATAGATCCAACCAAAACGCGGTTGAGACACCGTTACCGATCTTGACGTGGGTAATAGAGCGGAAGAAAGGGAGACCAGACAGGAGGTCCTTCCAAACTATTGTGTGTAGTCTATGAGTGTCACCAATGTAGTGCCCGCCTTCCCAGCCATACGTGGAGGCCAGCCAAGAGTCCCAAGAGCCAAGACCGGGTTGGTGTATTTTACTGAGGGATTTTAGAAGCAGGCAAATATTATGAGTACGAAGGCATCTAAAGCCCAGGCCGCCCTTCTTAGTGGGGGCACAGACGTCTGCCCAAGCAACTTTGCATTGACCCCCATTCACGTGGTCATCGCCAGCCCAAAAGAAAGCACGACACCGCTTGTCAATCTCCTGAATAGAACCAACAGGAAGCAGCATAACGCTCATAGCATAGGTGGGAAGAGCTCGAATTACAGAGTTGACAAGAACTGCCCTACCGGTCGCAGAGAGAAGGTGTCCTCGCCAACCAGCTAACCTTTTGTCAACCTTAGCAATTAACGGGTGGAAATCTATTAGACGAAGTTTGTGGGTAGACAAAGGGAGACCAAGATAGTTCTGCGGGAAAGTAGCGACCGAGCAACCCAACATACTTGCCATGCGAGCGGCCACAGAAGGGTCAACATGGATTGGAGCAAAAGTGCTTTTAGCAAAATTAATGTGGAGACCCGTGGCGAGGGAGAAATTGAGCAGGATAGATTTTAGGGAGGCAAGGTTATCTTCGTCTGCCTTTATGATAATTAGAGTGTCATCCGCGTATTGAAGAACAGGACATGGCGAGTTGGGAACAATTGGGTGCTGCAGCAGCCCCTGAGCTGAGGCCTCTAGGATCATGCGTTGGAGGATATCGACAATAATGATGAAGAGGTAAGGTGAAATGGGGTCGCCTTGTCTGAGACCGTTTTTACATTGAATCCAGTTCCCGGGAACGCCGTTAAGAAGAATAGCCGATTGGCCAGTGTTGTTCAGCATCATAATCCAACGAATCCAAGATTCCGAAAAGCCTTTGGCTTGAAGGATACGATAAGGACTCTCCCAAGAGACAGAGTCAAAGGCTTTCCTAAAATCCAATTTTAAGACTAAGGCCGGGCATTTTCTTTTGTGGCAAGCTTGCACAATATCAGCTGCGAGAATGAAGTTTTCCGAGATACACCGTCCTTTGATAAAGCCGGATTGATCCGCATGGACAAGATCACGAATAACCGGTTGAACTCTAATAGAAAGGCACTTGGAGCAGAGTTTGACCGAGCAGTTTTGAAGGGAAATCGGATGCATCTGGTCAGGGTCAGTTGTGCCAGGTTTTTTGGGGATGAGGATAATGTAAGCTTTGTTGATACGCCTAAGATCTGCAGAGCAGGAGTAGAAACTGTTGAGAAGGAATAGAAGGTCGTTTTTAACTAGGTCCCAATTGGCCTTGTAGAAAGCTGGCCCAAAACCGTCTGGTCCGGGACTAGCATTATCGTTCATGTCGAAGAGAGCCGTTTTAATCTCCTCGAGAGAGAAGGGGCGAGCCAAATCGAGAGACTGAGAGGGTCTTAGACGAGAACCGGATACTAGCTCGTTTAGATTCGGAGGAATAGAACAGGCTATAGGGGTACCAATGACAAGTTTAAAGTAGTCACGAAGAGCACGATGCTTGCCGGAGTGGGAAGAGACCTCGCTACCATCTATGTTGAGGGATTTAATTTGGTTTTTACGCAGCCTGATCGTAGAGCAAAGGTGGAAGTAGTCCGTGTCTCATCACCGAGCACACAGTCCTTGATTTTAGCCCGTTGCCGCCAGTAAACAGCAGCTAGGGCGTTGTGCCGGTGAAGGGACAGAGAAACCTGCGTGCGAAGAGAGCGTTCTAAGGAGGAGAGCGAGCGGAATTCTTCTATTTTGTCTAGGAAGGTGATGACCGTGTGGCAGTTTTTAGTGATCACAAGAGGAGATCTAGCTTGCTTGGCCCAGGCCTTAGCAGCTGTGCGCACTCTCTTAAGTTTGAGACATAAGTGGCCCAAGTGGGTAGATGGGACAACACTATTCCAATTTGCAAAATGATGTTCATGAAAGGTTGTAAGTGCAGAAGGCCGTTGTTGAACCGGAAGACTGAAGGCGTGGGAACTTTGGACGCAGCAATGATAACAAGCGGCACATGATCAGAAGTTGACCGGCAAGCGGGCGTGAGTGTGGAGTCCGGGAGGAGGAATTTCCAAGCTGTGTTGACAAAAGCCCTATCCAAGTGCACCAAAGTCGGGGAGTCTTGTTGGTTAGACCAAGTAAATAGCCTATCGAGAAGGGGAAGCTCCTGAAGATTAAGACGGTTTAAGGTAGACGAGAAGAGCAAGGCTTCGGAATGGTTAAAGTTGTCATTCGAGCGCACGTTGGGCTTTAGAGTAAAGTTGAAATCGCCTAAAAGAGCCCAGGGGCCGGTTACAGAGGAGCCTAAGAGAAGAAGTTCGTCAACAAATGCTTGCTTCTCAAAGCTGACGCAAGGACCATAAATGTTAGAGATCGAGAAATCATCGTTGCTAGCTCTGGCCGAGAAGTGTAAGGTTAAGGAGAACTTAAGAGCAGTGACAGAAGTGCAGGAGTAGTCTTGATCGTTCCAAGCTGTTAGGATTCCTCTAGCAGAACCATTTGAAGGCAAGAAATGGAATGATTTCAACCTAGTGGGTAAGAAGGAGCTGGCTTTGAAAGTAGAGATATCATCAAGCTTTGTTTCTTGCAAGCAAATAAAAGAGGGGTCGAGGCCGAAGAGAGCAGCTTTGACGTCAGTACATTTTTTGTTTCTACCGAGACCACGAACATTCCAAGAGATGAAACGAGTTTTACAATTCATGAAAACCATAAAGGGCAACGAAAACATAACGAAACATGGCCGGACAGGGCCACCTACAAACAGATACATGGAGCAAGTCTAGGCCAAGTACAGCCAGGTTGAGACCCACAGCTGCAACTAGACGTGAAAGTAGCAAAGGAAAGAGGCTGCGACCAAGCTCAGAAGAGCTAAGACCTATGGTCGGAGCAAAGCTAGGACTAAAACGGGATACAGACGACAGACTGATACAAGCCGAAGCGCGACGGCAGAGAAGGACCGCGAGGGGATCCGGGGCTGACAGTTGAAAACGCAACATTAGACACATGCGCTGTCATCAAGGAGAGCCGAGGCGGGCACGTCACAGGCAGCGGCAAGCTCCAGCACGTCCTGCCGAGGGAGGGGTGAGGAGACCTCGGGCGCCATGTCGATGAGCTGAACTGGGAGGAGCGCCTTTCCACCAGCAGAATGCCCTCGGGCTTATATATATTCAGAATATCAATCGGCTACGAGATCAATTAGGTTTGGCTTATGTTTTTCTTtttacagttttgctaaagcacatctagatgtactataagtattgcacatctaagtcctatgttaTTGATCTTATGTTAAGATTCGTGTAgatatttcttttctttctctttctctctatacttaattcactcacttagatgtgcaataactagagcacatctaaatgtgccctagacacaccctaTTTTTTAAAGCTCCGCTCTCCGGCTTATTCATTCAGCGGTAACCTATCTGAGTGCAAACTGCAGCCCAGAAAACCAGGGATTACATCGAAGCTGCTAATGCTTGCTAGCAGGGTTTATGGCATGTTCCAAACATGCATGACTTGCTGATGGGGCATGACTTGCTGATGGGGCATGACTACGTGTCTAGGAAGATTAGGCGGATTTCAAATATTTAGAAATCAAGAAATCAAATAGATTTAGAATTTGAACATAAAAATTACGTGCCACAAGTTAATACAATGAGATTCACTTGGAATGTACTAGTACATGATGGATGTCAGAGAACTAGAGATGTTCTTAGTGTATAGATCAAACATCCATTGAACCGGCCATAACCTCTTTCCATTACTTTCATAACGGAAATACAATAGTTTGTCAAACTGGAAGGAAACCAGAAAGGGGGAATGCGAGTTCAACGCATCACTGAAAAATTTATGATAAACACTCGTCATCAAGCAGCCTACCATGGGGCGAAAACCTAGTGACACCCTCAGAACCAGTATCAACAACCAAAAGGAACCAAAGTCTAAGACACATCAGCCACAAGAGGCCCAGACGCATGCTCACGCAAGATCAAACATCCATGGTTATGTTGATATGTTGAGATAGTAAATCGAATGGTTGCACTACCTCTGTCCTAAAATATAAGAGTTTTACTTTGTCACACAAATGAATATATCTAGATATATTCttaattctagatacatcaatttctaTTTTTTGCGACAAGTAATTAAGGACAGATATTGATGGAGGGAGTACTCATTAGTGAGGTTTCGTGCATGCTCGTGACGTGGCAGCCTGACTTGCTGATGTGGTCGGGCTGCGGGAATAGGAAAATATATACTATAATGGGTCCCAAGTCGAAAAATACGAAGGAGAACCTGGGTACCAGCGCACCCTATATGCAAAACAAatttagtaattcaaaaaattccaaacctTTTTTGGTATCAAACATGATCAAGTATTGTAGTCGTACAAAAAGATTCTTCggccctcgcaaaaaaaaaaaagattcgTCGGAGAATGACTTTTGTTGCACCCAGGGTCGAAGATTTGGCAAAAAAAACGCTATATACAAGTACTATACACGCTATATTGTCGTCATAAACTTGTCTTTTTTACCCTAAAATCAATCGGAATCATTTCTTGTCCAAACTTTTTATACGAGTACAATGCCTGATCATCTTTGATTCCAAACAAGATTTggatttttttggaattaataactTTTTTGCGCATATAGGGTGCCCGGGTACCCGAGAACACCAGTTCCCGTCAGTCCCAAGTCCCAACTATTTACTCGCAAAAAAATATTTAGAAAATAGTTAAACATTTGCCCACTAATATTTTTTCTATACGGTTGCATTTCTGCATGCGCAGCTTCTCAATCTCTCGATCTTGTCGGCAACCTCCATCATTGTCGGCCTCTCCTCACCGGTCAAGCTCAGGCACCGTATAACCAGCTCCGCGGCGTCGTCTATCACCTCGTCCCCGAGCTTCTCCCTGACACTTCCGTCCATGATCTCCCGGTGTCGTCCCCCCTGCACAGCCGTGACGAAGGAGAATGCGAGGCTGGTGTCATCCTCCTCGGGGCCGTCCGGGCAGAACGCCTTCCTCCCGGTGAGGAGCTCCAGCAGCACCACCGcgaagctgtacacgtcgctcTTGCAGGTGAGCTGGCACGTGAGCAGATACTCCGGGTCGAGGTACCCGCAGGTTCCCTGGACAAGCGTGGCCACCTGGGCCTCATCGACGGGCGCCAGCCTTGACGCGCCGAAGTCGGAGACCTTGGCGGTGAGCTCGCCGTCGAGCAGGATGTTTGCGGACTTGACGTCGCCGTGCAGGATCGGGGGCGAGGCGGACGAGTGCATGTACGCGAGCGCGTGCGCCGACTCAACGGCGACGCGCAGGCGCTCCCCCGGCGGCATGGGCGCCTGGCCCTTGCCGTCGCCGTGGATGTAGCGGTGGAGGCTGCCGTTGGGGACGTACTCGTAGACGAGCATGGGCACCTCGACCTCGAGGCAGCATCCGAGCAGCTTCACGACGTTCCTGTGGTTGATCTGCGAGAGGATCAGCATCTCCTTGGAGAACTCCTTGAGCTGCTTCTCATCGGCCACCCTGGACCTCTTGATGGCAACGGTGGTGGAGCCGCCGGCGCCGGGGAGGACGCCCCTGTAGACCACGCCGTTGCCTCCTCGGCCGAGGACCTGCGCCTCGTCGAAGTTGCCGGTGGCCTTCTTGATTTCCTCCTCGGAAAAGATCTTGAATGCGACGCCGGAGCTGGCCAGTGAACCCAGGTGCTGCTGCAGGAGGAGCCCACCGTTCTGCTCGAAGAACCTCTGCTTCGCTCTGAGCATCCTCCTCTTCTGAAGACTCAGGTGTGCCCAGAAGCACGCCAGGATCACCATGAACACTCCTATGCTTACACCTGAACAAATTGTTCATAATTGGTACAAACTGTTTTATTAGTAGTACACATGTACAATTGCAAGTGCCCATGAATTTCTGTCAAATTCGTGTTTTTAAACGAAACTTAACGACTCAAGCATGTTGTACCTGTGACGGCCTTCAGCGCTAATGTGAATTTGTCTTGTTGGTGGCAACCATCCTGCACGGTAGCGTTTCCACTCCATCCCTTGGGGCATGTGCAGAGGTAGCTGCCTGGCGTGTTGGTACACACACCGTAGCACGGGTACAAATCATGTTCCGCGCATTCGTCCACATCTTCCGTTTGAGTCAGTTTGACAAAATTCGTCAGTTCGACAAAAAAATCGGGAGAGGATCATAAGCCACCGATGAGCAAGTGCTGATCGACGAGAAAAGAATTTTGGGAACAGAGTATACGAGTAGTACCGTTGCAGCCGCCGAGGACATAGGGGTTCCCCTCGTAGCCGCTGGTGCAGTTGCAGACGTACCCCGGACCGTTGCTCGAGTCCAGGCACACGCTGTGCGCGCTCCGGCACGCGTAGGCGGTCGCGTTCTCCCGCACGGTGGCGCAGGAACCTCCGGCGCCGGCGCCTCTGATGGCCCAGTCCAGCACGACGGGCACGGCGAAGTCGCCCGTCCTGTTGAAGTGCGAGCCGGCGTACCAGAACCACCAGGCGTCCACCATGAACGCGTAGGCGCAGCCCGTGGAGTTGGCCAGGAACGTCCCTCCCTGCTGCTGCTGGCGCCGGCCGAAGCTGCGGACGTGCGGGCGGTAGGAGGCCAGCCCCAGCGGGATGTTGCTCTGGCAGCAGCCGTCGCCGCCCCGGCACGACCCGGGCAGCGCGCGCTCCGACGGCCGGCACACCGACATGCACCCGGTCACGTAGTACCCTCCGTCGTCCACGAAGTAGGCCAGGTCCGGGCAGCCGATGGCCACGAACTTGCTCTTCATGGACGAGAAGAGGAAGGCGCTGCCGTTGAGGGCCATGGGGTACTCCCGCCGGCCAAGCACGCGGCCGGAGCCGGAGGTGCGGTCGTAGCAGGCGCGGCTGGCGTTGAGCAGCACGGTCGCCTCGGCAGAGGCGAGCGAGATGGCGACCACCTCGTGGCCATAGCCGGCCACGGTCAGCCGCGGTGGGTGGCGCGTGTCGTCGCACTCGAGCCGGAATCCACGGTCCTCGGCACGGTGGCAGCGCGCTCCGATTCCGAAGGGGTAGGGGACGGTCACGTTGCCGCACTGCCGCCGGCACCCCGGCGGCTGCTGCGCTGCTGCGGGTGGAAGCAGCGGCGCTGCCAGCAGCAGCAGAACGGCAAACATTGCCATTCTTGCTGCAGTCAAAGCTTAGCGGCGGCTGCCTGGATGGACCGCCTTTGGTGTATGAGCAGAGCACCTGGATTTGATTGGTGATCGACGGAAGATGTCAAGAAAAGAAACGCAGAGACCAGAGAGCGGCAATGGAAGGACGACACGTCCTTACCAGCAGCTTCGTTGACGGGGAGACATCGAACCATTATTCGCCCGGAGCTGTCTATCTGACATGACATAACTTTTTTTTGTTGAGAAATATCTGACATGATATAACTTCTTAACTTAACGCACTGCGTGTGGAAATGGTCAATAGGCGCTGCGGGCCGAATAAATACGAGTAAAATTGATCAATAGTACTTCAACTTCAACTTGAGCTTGTGTCTTATTCCTTTGGTCGCTCGATTTTAACTTACCCTaaatactactcccttcgtcctaaaattcttgtcttagatttatctagatacggaacttgtcttagatttgtctagatacggatccgtatctagacaagaattttgggacggaggaagtactattaCAGAGGTTTTTATTCTTGCTGGTATAGAGGGGGTTTAAGTTGTTCACTATAGTCACCCCGCTCGTTTGTCTACAGTATTCTGCTAACTTGGCATAAAGTGGAATATTTTAATCGCTATACATGGGCGACACTTCTTGGCTGGACAGCGTGGACCGAATGGCATAAAACCCATTACCCCCTTCGCACACTAACCGTTCCACTCCTACCTATGTCCTTTGCCATTTTGTTCGGGGAGGTGTCGAAACATGAGGCGATCAAGTTGGAGCAGCTCGTCTTGCTCCAATGACAGTGAGATGAGCTTGTCTTCCAACGTCGATGCGCCCTCATATGCGTCGTTTGGGAGAAGGCTTGGTGATGTGCCACTTGCTCCAAAATGTCGGAGGGAGGGACCTTCATCACCGCTTTATGATATGATTCCAAAGACCCCTCTTTTACACGATTTCCTGGCGGCGGGAGGGAAACATTGGCTCAAGGTTAGGGTTTTCGCCGCCTTATCTATTATGCCACAAATGATGTGCTCGAGGTGAGGGCTATGCAGGACAACAAATTGGGGATTCGGTGGGCTTAAGGTTTCAAACTCATGGATTTTGGGCATGTGAAATGTATTGACTCATCATGGACATTAATTTGGGGGAAATCTGAGTTTTTGGATTTAGGGTTTCGGAAATTGTGGGTTTGTTGATTTGAGAAAATTGGGGTATTGATTAAAAGCCAGTGGGCTAAGGAAAATGATGTTTTTGTATACATAAACACACATGAGCATGTTTGCGTTATATCATTATGCTTTTGGGACATTGGCATTTACACTTGTTGGGGAAATAGGCATGCTTTCGATACTACTccctccg
This window of the Triticum aestivum cultivar Chinese Spring chromosome 5D, IWGSC CS RefSeq v2.1, whole genome shotgun sequence genome carries:
- the LOC123121986 gene encoding wall-associated receptor kinase 4; protein product: MAMFAVLLLLAAPLLPPAAAQQPPGCRRQCGNVTVPYPFGIGARCHRAEDRGFRLECDDTRHPPRLTVAGYGHEVVAISLASAEATVLLNASRACYDRTSGSGRVLGRREYPMALNGSAFLFSSMKSKFVAIGCPDLAYFVDDGGYYVTGCMSVCRPSERALPGSCRGGDGCCQSNIPLGLASYRPHVRSFGRRQQQQGGTFLANSTGCAYAFMVDAWWFWYAGSHFNRTGDFAVPVVLDWAIRGAGAGGSCATVRENATAYACRSAHSVCLDSSNGPGYVCNCTSGYEGNPYVLGGCNDVDECAEHDLYPCYGVCTNTPGSYLCTCPKGWSGNATVQDGCHQQDKFTLALKAVTGVSIGVFMVILACFWAHLSLQKRRMLRAKQRFFEQNGGLLLQQHLGSLASSGVAFKIFSEEEIKKATGNFDEAQVLGRGGNGVVYRGVLPGAGGSTTVAIKRSRVADEKQLKEFSKEMLILSQINHRNVVKLLGCCLEVEVPMLVYEYVPNGSLHRYIHGDGKGQAPMPPGERLRVAVESAHALAYMHSSASPPILHGDVKSANILLDGELTAKVSDFGASRLAPVDEAQVATLVQGTCGYLDPEYLLTCQLTCKSDVYSFAVVLLELLTGRKAFCPDGPEEDDTSLAFSFVTAVQGGRHREIMDGSVREKLGDEVIDDAAELVIRCLSLTGEERPTMMEVADKIERLRSCACRNATV